Proteins encoded in a region of the Trypanosoma brucei gambiense DAL972 chromosome 6, complete sequence genome:
- a CDS encoding myotubularin, putative, translated as MDRTTLPVPCPSDTQADGACGVLAGGRDGGEHHQRKQSVQPSNWVASPIEMILLKCVLGEVEGSSEEVQWQRMRLSGLGPSLLVLARRVELEDVTETDARCYALEVPPKLEVPPVVRQLLASTLTCGDLRVSLQFHWAHPLETSNTPRRNRMDSPAPRFVFFVKTDRSVTIPTVSSVLLSSDGGSKQEQDTGCGGTDFPSEKFAIGESTRLLLTLLRQTSLWNMAFLNHSGVQGSFCNVIQKLGNHDGKTRQVEQVVQAICYLHRVLKERQQEEEKEVDNLMEIIFGWSQMMHETLSAPISTSAHPATDEISFLHVREPTCYDDCDDFGPPKTLQTGRGTDKGERTSHAKGTMPSVKALTPPSFIPTMLRSVSTWSAATSTLGAEESVGDVSSGQQQQQMQEELGNIADDGRRVPEVKQDKELYPVLSVCTDVLVDAFHLQGNQQHVLKTEWGLGDGRRAGTPESSSAAAYAATSNSLEEQLPAVSKSDSSDDNEKAEHAIAAERGSNTNSTIKTKCSGAITGGFLPSLTLRLASGLFSPDVGRQYRRRLSALARGDFFPSRRAMEKADLLQRRLQKTTKVWFYDLFPQHLLAASDATTNAGGTAALYNSGTGLSPGGIGVKTNSGHPCYLYLTETDIILASAFDNINRRQASVGRGEERVASRTEKTSRSNEVTNIKSRVVSDSERSGNSDNTNEGSCEPPFSPYGSDSEDNPTSHFNGDSSDSKDYIRLRLVFPRVSLADVQWLTTRDGTPSTVLLLQTRACRRVWLAFHGIDAVSAVHSELIAPMTSSYGNRLLASARRPWRMVGLVLTAGDVLPNPYTPFYLQVIRNILTAFVDLEERGGQKEEERRDKRECEYECEDSTQGRAHHWWLYSVAEEFERQDIPLKQWRVTDINIDHKHFTTYPERFVVPNSLHDDKLLHTARLRGRGRVEALSFYYSASEAGLVRAAQPAVIPALYASAASAKALTDPVEEYRNACMRPVHIFDLRSGIRALSSTLVGGGFSLGENRRFCSLENIHHVRESYESLCEEIFTHNPNFPTAVMKCATAPKRQNTQAGGPTSSLAQLRAQENQPLGKAKMAWVEHIRGLLRTAEDAARLVAGVSEENALFPATTDVGTSSTMYMWMRAFHSVCRNIGGVKSAAPLPTESQQIPSYTPLQSRKDARLVMVNCSDGWDRTPQVCALSQLLLDPYYRTVEGFLILVEKEFVAFGHPFAIRSTCTATGKKSQWDTQNGSSAVSEGSGNCNNGGGNGNTFDEKESSSPSGSPHSLLGGKQNSPIMLQFIDAVYQLLRIYPHCFEFTENFLLLIVDILNAGIVGTFAVNCEVDIKRWGVEKHTLSLSQLIALVLATTIPTEGEQLTSLESSIDVRRAYDDGEYRVTNASVDTEATTSPCSHPIPLQSFFKVGYGGSSIYTPNWCPAVGKFSSLCKPRRLCISSDALMYSGLLNPHFSLADNKECVGPLLDPLPLDGITLWERFFMRYSFCYERPQRLRRFSEQSPSTYHAVTVASLRDSFSSTSQRYFHLAVESEQRHSDEGKRLAATNAGPVECCSCASAGHCSPAEGREGLESGQQPFTGCTTNQRITRSQPVIHCGVNRGGGAAFTPPARLAGHRSPVPMGAGDPFLRRSFSHAALCESTYSARGQISRRRSGNNSCGRLEGSECSSGASKSCALRQRDPGQQLTKSRSLPFLDERWSSLQQKAAPAGEESRVGRPFSLTSSLGEGSINSPSGTGTEARRSQQQTPAVTPPEPAAPRLHGGYESLLDELEEAFDM; from the coding sequence ATGGATAGAACAACGCTACCAGTGCCATGCCCATCCGATACGCAAGCTGATGGAGCGTGTGGTGTTCTTGCGGGAGGACGGGACGGTGGAGAACATCATCAGAGGAAACAAAGCGTTCAACCATCAAACTGGGTTGCTTCGCCCATTGAAATGATACTGCTAAAGTGTGTGCTCGGCGAAGTGGAGGGCTCTTCTGAGGAAGTTCAGTGGCAGCGCATGCGTTTGAGTGGACTTGGTCCATCGCTTTTGGTGCTCGCCCGGCGCGTGGAGTTGGAAGACGTGACAGAAACTGATGCAAGATGTTATGCACTCGAAGTGCCACCCAAGTTAGAGGTGCCGCCCGTTGTGCGCCAACTTTTAGCATCAACTCTTACATGTGGCGATTTACGTGTGTCTTTGCAGTTCCACTGGGCCCACCCCCTCGAAACGTCGAACACGCCCCGACGAAACCGAATGGATTCTCCTGCTCCACGTTTCGTATTTTTCGTTAAGACTGACCGAAGCGTTACGATTCCAACAGTCAGCTCAGTGCTCTTGAGTAGCGATGGAGGAAGCAAGCAAGAGCAAGATACGGGTTGCGGAGGAACTGACTTCCCTAGTGAAAAATTCGCTATAGGGGAATCTACGCGACTCCTACTAACACTTCTCAGGCAAACATCTCTATGGAATATGGCCTTCCTCAATCACAGCGGTGTACAGGGAAGTTTTTGCAACGTGATTCAAAAGTTGGGCAACCACGATGGTAAGACCCGGCAGGTGGAACAAGTTGTGCAAGCCATATGCTATTTACATAGGGTGTTGAAGGAACGGCaacaggaagaagaaaaggaagtggaTAACCTCATGGAGATTATTTTTGGGTGGTCACAGATGATGCATGAAACACTTTCTGCTCCAATCAGTACTTCCGCCCACCCCGCCACCGACGAGATAAGTTTCCTACACGTTAGAGAACCCACATGCTACGACGATTGTGACGATTTTGGACCCCCGAAAACACTCCAAACGGGGCGCGGCACGGATAAGGGGGAGAGGACATCCCATGCTAAGGGTACGATGCCATCAGTAAAGGCGCTGACTCCGCCAAGTTTTATACCTACGATGCTGCGTTCGGTGTCGACGTGGTCCGCTGCAACCTCAACCCTCGGCGCGGAGGAAAGTGTGGGGGATGTGTCTTCAGgccagcaacagcagcagatgcAGGAGGAACTTGGCAACATTGCCGATGATGGCCGTCGCGTCCCCGAGGTCAAGCAGGATAAGGAACTATACCCCGTATTGTCGGTTTGTACAGATGTTCTCGTGGATGCCTTCCACCTCCAGGGGAATCAACAACATGTCTTAAAAACTGAGTGGGGTTTGGGTGATGGAAGAAGGGCGGGTACGCCGGAGTCATCGTCCGCAGCAGCTTACGCTGCAACTAGTAACAGCCTCGAAGAGCAGCTTCCTGCCGTTTCAAAATCTGATAGCAGTGACGACAATGAGAAGGCGGAGCATGCTATAGCAGCTGAACGGGGCAGTaacaccaacagcaccaTAAAGACGAAGTGCAGTGGTGCCATCACGGGAGGATTTCTCCCCTCTTTAACTCTCCGCCTAGCGAGTGGGCTATTCTCCCCGGACGTAGGGAGGCAATATAGGCGCCGTTTATCGGCACTCGCGAGGGGCGATTTCTTTCCTAGTCGCAGAGCAATGGAAAAAGCAGACTTACTTCAGCGGCGCCTGCAAAAAACTACAAAAGTTTGGTTTTATGACCTGTTCCCTCAGCATCTGCTGGCCGCAAGTGACGCGACCACCAACGCTGGGGGGACGGCTGCTCTGTATAACTCAGGTACCGGGCTGTCACCCGGTGGTATTGGCGTTAAAACTAACAGCGGTCACCCCTGTTATTTATATCTAACCGAAACTGACATTATTTTAGCCAGTGCATTTGACAACATCAACAGGCGACAGGCATCCGTTGGCCGTGGGGAGGAACGGGTAGCGTCAAGAACAGAGAAGACGTCACGCAGCAACGAAGTGACAAACATCAAAAGTAGAGTTGTCAGCGACAGTGAGCGCAGTGGTAACAGCGACAACACCAATGAGGGTTCTTGCGAGCCGCCGTTTTCTCCCTATGGCAGTGATAGTGAGGATAACCCTACCAGCCATTTCAACGGTGATTCCTCCGATTCCAAAGATTATATAAGGCTCAGACTCGTATTTCCTCGTGTTTCTTTAGCGGATGTGCAGTGGCTGACCACCAGGGATGGAACGCCTTCAACCGTTCTTCTGCTGCAAACCCGGGCATGTCGCCGCGTGTGGCTAGCATTTCATGGGATAGATGCGGTGAGTGCGGTTCATAGCGAGTTAATTGCGCCAATGACATCCTCATACGGAAACCGACTATTGGCCAGCGCTCGGCGACCTTGGCGTATGGTCGGCTTAGTGTTAACAGCTGGTGATGTCCTACCGAATCCATACACTCCGTTTTATCTGCAGGTTATCCGGAATATTCTCACTGCATTTGTCGATTTGGAGGAACGAGGAGGgcagaaagaggaggaaagaagagataAGCGTGAATGTGAGTATGAGTGTGAAGATAGTACCCAAGGGCGAGCACACCATTGGTGGCTTTACTCTGTGGCAGAGGAATTTGAAAGGCAGGATATTCCCCTGAAGCAGTGGAGAGTAACTGATATTAACATAGACCACAAGCACTTTACAACGTATCCGGAGCGTTTTGTTGTACCGAACAGTCTACACGACGACAAGCTGTTGCACACAGCACGGCTTCGTGGACGTGGGCGTGTGGAGGcactttcattttattattcaGCGAGCGAAGCGGGGCTTGTTCGTGCCGCACAGCCCGCTGTTATACCGGCGCTTTATGCATCGGCCGCCTCCGCAAAGGCACTGACTGACCCTGTGGAAGAGTACCGAAACGCTTGCATGCGTCCCGTGCACATTTTTGACCTCCGCAGTGGTATACGTGCGTTAAGCAGTACGCTTGTGGGAGGGGGCTTTTCGCTGGGTGAAAACAGACGCTTCTGCTCACTTGAGAACATTCACCATGTACGCGAAAGTTATGAATCACTCTGTGAAGAAATATTTACCCACAATCCGAACTTTCCCACAGCCGTGATGAAATGCGCTACGGCTCCAAAGAGGCAGAACACCCAAGCGGGGGGACCAACCTCATCACTCGCCCAACTGCGAGCGCAAGAGAACCAACCGCTTGGCAAAGCCAAAATGGCATGGGTGGAACACATCCGTGGATTACTGCGCACCGCTGAGGATGCCGCTCGTCTAGTGGCTGGTGTATCGGAGGAAAATGCCCTTTTCCCGGCCACAACGGATGTTGGCACCTCCTCCACCATGTATATGTGGATGAGAGCATTCCACTCTGTATGTCGGAACATTGGTGGTGTGAAGTCTGCTGCACCGCTCCCCACCGAATCACAACAGATACCCTCGTACACGCCACTGCAGAGTCGGAAGGATGCGCGTTTAGTAATGGTGAACTGCTCCGATGGGTGGGACCGTACACCGCAGGTCTGTGCTTTATCGCAACTCCTCCTCGACCCATACTACCGCACGGTAGAAGGCTTTCTCATACTGGTGGAGAAGGAGTTTGTTGCCTTTGGTCACCCTTTTGCCATCCGCTCTACGTGCACAGctacaggaaagaagagcCAGTGGGATACACAAAATGGTAGCAGCGCCGTTTCCGAAGGTAGTGGGAACTGCAACAACGGTGGCGGAAACGGGAACACGTTTGACGAAAAGGAGAGTTCCTCACCCAGTGGCTCACCGCATAGTCTGTTGGGTGGAAAGCAGAACTCACCCATTATGCTACAGTTTATTGATGCCGTATACCAGCTCCTTCGCATCTACCCGCACTGCTTCGAATTTACGgaaaattttcttcttctgatTGTCGACATCCTTAACGCGGGCATCGTAGGTACCTTCGCGGTGAATTGTGAGGTTGACATCAAGCGGTGGGGGGTGGAAAAACACACACTTTCGCTCAGTCAACTCATAGCTCTCGTTCTCGCGACAACCATTCCAACAGAAGGGGAACAGCTGACTTCGCTAGAATCATCTATAGACGTGCGGAGGGCGTATGATGACGGGGAGTACAGAGTAACGAACGCATCGGTAGATACAGAAGCCACCACATCACCTTGCTCTCATCCCATCCCCCTGCAATCCTTTTTCAAAGTGGGTTATGGCGGTTCATCAATTTATACTCCCAACTGGTGCCCGGCGGTGGGTAAGTTTTCTTCACTATGTAAGCCACGACGTTTATGTATTTCGAGTGATGCTCTCATGTACTCCGGTCTGCTGAACCCACATTTCTCGTTGGCTGACAACAAGGAATGTGTTGGGCCTCTGCTCGATCCACTTCCCCTAGATGGCATTACCTTGTGGGAGCGTTTCTTTATGCGTTATAGCTTCTGCTACGAAAGACCGCAGAGACTGCGGAGGTTTAGTGAGCAGAGCCCATCTACGTACCATGCGGTCACTGTTGCTTCACTAAGGGATAGCTTCTCATCAACGTCACAGCGGTATTTCCACTTAGCGGTGGAGAGCGAACAACGCCATAGTGACGAGGGGAAGCGGTTAGCGGCGACAAATGCGGGACCAGTGGAATGTTGTTCGTGTGCATCTGCCGGTCACTGCTCCCCAGCCGAAGGTCGAGAGGGTCTTGAAAGTGGCCAACAGCCATTTACAGGTTGTACAACCAATCAGCGCATAACGCGTAGCCAGCCGGTCATACACTGTGGAGTGAATAGAGGTGGAGGTGCTGCCTTCACGCCACCCGCTAGATTAGCGGGGCATCGTAGTCCCGTACCTATGGGTGCGGGCGATCCCTTTCTCAGACGTTCCTTCTCACATGCCGCTCTGTGTGAAAGCACGTATTCAGCACGCGGTCAGATCAGTCGCCGTCGCAGTGGTAATAACAGCTGTGGAAGGCTCGAGGGTAGTGAGTGCAGCAGTGGGGCAAGTAAAAGCTGTGCGCTGCGTCAGCGGGACCCCGGCCAACAGTTAACCAAATCACGAAGTTTGCCCTTTTTGGATGAACGATGGAGCAGTTTGCAGCAGAAGGCCGCGCCAGCTGGTGAGGAAAGCAGAGTAGGGCGGCCATTTTCACTCACATCTTCGCTGGGTGAAGGATCTATAAATTCGCCGAGCGGCACTGGAACGGAGGCGAGACggtcacaacaacaaacccCTGCGGTAACACCACCGGAACCAGCCGCGCCTCGTCTACACGGTGGATACGAGTCTCTTCTGGATGAACTGGAGGAGGCCTTTGATATGTAG